A window of Onychostoma macrolepis isolate SWU-2019 chromosome 24, ASM1243209v1, whole genome shotgun sequence genomic DNA:
AAGGTGAGCAGAAACCAAGCCACAGAGCatacatttgtaaatatttataaagtaGATAATGATAAATGCAAAGAAGACATGAAGCATTGGCATTAGAAATTCTAATTTACAATACAAATATGTACACTGTACACTTCAGCTATGTTGTATTCGGTTCTATTGTTGggtattaaaggaatagttcacccaaaaatgaaatcatttactcaccctcaagttgttccaaacctgtatgagtttctttcttttgctgaacacaaaaggagatattgtgaagaatgttggtaactgaACAGTTGCTggtacccattgacttccatagtatggggaaaaaaaaaaaatcaaaaatcaaataaaagtcAATGGCTACAAGCAtctatttggttaccaacattcaaaatattttattttgtgttcaacagaagaaagaaacagattTAGAACAACTTGATagtcagtaaatgatgacagtcaTGATTTCTTTCATAGTATGGTAAGCAGTTATATGACAACTACAAGTCTGCTGTGAGGAAAGCTGCAGGCTCTGCAACGTGGGCTAACCGCACTATCCAGGCCTCCTCCACTGCATCGACACCCTCACCTACACCTAAAGGTAGAGATAATGGAGCTCAACAGATCATCACTAAATGTATCATTGATCTTGCTATATTAACACGTTAAATGATTTTGAGGACATTTAGAAAGCTTTGTGTATATCTTTCAGCCAAAACTGCAAATGGACATGCTCCTCAGCCTACAGTGGAGACCAAGGTACCTCTCAAACTATCAGCTGTTTTAGtaatgagaacatggttaaaaaaataatgtgcttATCACTAATattatcggtaacactttagtatagggaccgaTTCTCACTATATTAACTATTTGCTTAACATATTAACAtaatggctgtttattagtacttataaagcacatattctgcatgaccatattctacatccataatcctacccaatacctaaatttaacaactaccttactaactattaataagcagcaaattagtagtttattgAATCAAAAgccgtagttaatggtttgttaatagcaagaactggaccttaaaataaagtgtgaccatattATCTTATTAGTGGTGttttaagtgtacttaagtgtgttaaaaaCAGTCATGGAAATGAAAGTACTTTTTAAGTACTCTTAAGTgaccttttatttaattaatattatattttctgcAAGTAgagataaaatatatttttttaagacttgaagtacactacaagtgcacattcaatataattaggcacacttctttttcacaaggctatatatgaagagtttatttgcaaaaacagataactcaaaACTTcaaatttcaatgtttttttattatgttatcatgtttttattgtgttttattgtgctatttagctgtatttttattttatttttacctaatcaaaataacccaccTGCagttgagattaattggaatgcacaatgaaaaaacatgatttttgaaaatttttatgagtaatctgtttttgcaaatgaactcttcatatggtTCCTTGAGAGCTGTTTTAATCTTCTTGTAATGTCATGATTTATTTGGAGTTCACCTGAatgttatttttggtttgtttttgaagggtcCTGGCAACCAAACATCTTTTCCACCACCTCCGCCTTCAATGGAAAACctgcctcctccaccacctgACCCCATGtttcctcctcctccccctGCTCCTTCCAGCACAACCAAAGTCAACAAGTTTCCTCCTCCACCTCAAAAGCCACAATCCTCCTTCCCACCTCCACCCATGGATGACctgcctcctccaccacctcctcCAGAAGATGCTGAGCTGCCCCCTGACTTCCTGCCTCCACCACCACCTAGTTTGACTTCTTGCGGGGGAGAAGCACTCCCTCCACCACCACCTCCAGACCCCTTTGCCTCTCTTCCACCACCTCCTTCTGCTCCCCAAAACTTTGCATCGGCAGGTGGAGCACCGCCACCACCTCCACCCCCACCTCCACCTCCACCCCCAGCTCCTGCCCACAAACCCAACGAATCTGTCAGAAAAGTGGCTCCACCTCCACCAAAGAGAACTACACCTCAACTAACAGGACCATCAGGTGGTGACTTAATGTCAGAACTGATGACAGCAATGCAGAAAAAGCGCAGTCATCAATGAACTTGATTGAATGAAGACAGATAAGAAGACAGAGCTAATTTACATGTTTTCATAGTTGGACTGAAAAACTGACCCCCAACTGGTTTTTGGTGTGACATTAGGACACATTGGAtcgtttaatttttttggttgtttgaatttttttttattagtccGCAAAACTAAACGTGTAAATACTTTGTTCTTATGCAACTACTTAGATTATATGCTGTACGTTTTACAAATATGCTATATCATCATTGCTAATGAAATATCGATAAATATGGTCTTGCAAAATTAACTGTTAAACAGATTCTGGCAGGCCTTATTGAGTTCTTATTGAGATGCAATATCATTGagatgatttaaattttttttttattaaatatgctTGTGTAGAATACTGCAGAATGTTTTGATGCAAATGAATGTTTAAGTTATGCTTACATTGGCAAAATAGATTAGGAAGAACAGCTGACCCTCAGCTGCTGAGCCCAGGATGGAGGTTTACTAGAGTATCCGGCTCTCTCAGCCTCCTCCTGCTCCTCAAACGGCTCTGTTAGAGTCTTCTGCAACAGCGCCACCTAGAAATACATCATAAGGAATTCTATcacatgtgaaaaataataGTCTGCCTGAAAATATTAGATTTTATGTATAGtatgttttatgtttcaaaatagCATATTAAAGCAAAAGTGCATCACATGTAGTCATACCTCTGAAATGTCATTTTTCTCTGCTTTTCTGATAGCAGATTCAGCCATCCAGTTCCTCAATACATACCGTGGGTTGACTcctgaacaataaaaacaaagcagtCAGCACACATAACAACATATACAACATAACACATAAcaacattaccattcaaaagtttagcaTCAATAATTGCAATGATGCTGACagtaatggtgctgaaaatCCACAGGAAACTATCAAAATAGGATTCAAATAATATTACACTATATTACAGTTTTCACTTTTggtcaaacaaatgcagccttggtgagcatataaGACTTCTATAAATAGcattctaaaaaaacaaaaacttttgaacggtagtttGCCATGGCATCCTTTAACGTAACAATATATACAACATAGAACAAAAAATACCTTGCATTCTTTGCTGACGTGCTGCATCTGAGTCACTTTTCATCCTTTGAGAGATGATTAACATTAAGAGATGTTAATTTCAATACTCTAATGCATGCAAGTGTAGATTGCAGCAATGTTACCTTGACAGACGCTTTAAATACAGCTGAACCCAGTCTCTGAAATACTCATGTGATGAGAGGTCTGATAGAGCCCACATTGACTGTTAAGAGACACAGTTAATGGACTGAAATCATGATTATGGATATTGCAGCTGCTGTGGGTGTGAATGGAGTGGAAATGTACCAGAGGAATGGAGCCCATCTGAAGCTGGGACAGAGTGACTTCACTCAGCTGTCTGAAAGTCATGGTGAAGTCTGCTCCAGTGTCCTCCATCAGCTCAAAACAACACATCACACACcatacattatacatttaattctaCAACGTTATACATGTAATTCTACTCTTGGTATTTACTGCAGTTATTATAACAAGACACTGAACTTTATTTGATAGATTTGGTCATTTAATACTGAATGGAATTTAAAAAACGAACTAAaagttttttgtaaaaatgtattaatatatttcacacacacacacacacacacacacacacacacacacacacacacacacacacagaaagagagagagagagagagctaatATTTACCTTTAGAAGAAATGCAATCACATATGAATCCTTTTCTTGATTTCCCAGAAAGCCTAACTTTGCTTTGAACAGTTCATGGAATCTGTAACAAAATTAGATTAGAAATGACTGATACATTTCAGTGTTCAGTGTACAGTTTAATGGCATGCTCACCTTTGATGGTAGGTTTGTAAATATTCTCTCAGTATTTGCTGACacctaaaatgaacaaatggaATGACACATGAATCACCTGTTTTATTCCAGatcattacaataaaaaaataaaaagagctCTTACTGTGACAGCTGGTCTGAATTCAGCAGTGGTTTCAGAGCTTCTAGAAGTTTCTGTAGATTGAACAGGCCCACATTAGCCTGAGCTCCTATACTGTACCGGCCCTCATCATCAGATGTGTTGGGCACAAAATCTatacagaacaaaaaaaatgatgttttttggTAGGTCAGTTTCATGTTCACTTAatagaatataataaaataaaacaattaatgcagttaattaaTGTACTGCAATTAATGTACTGAACTATACTTAAAAGGAAAATTGTATGACTTTTATTACATCAATTATATATGATAAGTATATATTCACACACattatatgttatgttatacAACAAAACATGCAGGAAAATGGTCACTAATATTTTGAAGTATGGTAAAAAGGAAGTTACTTGGGTCATATGATTCCATAAATCCAAATGGGCCATAGTCAATAGTGATAGAAAGCAGACTGAAGTTATCTGTGTTGCATACTCCTGCGTGAAGATACAGATCATATGGCTGAACATTTTGGGTATTCAGCTCAATCTATAATATAACAGACTGTGATAATTAAACTAGTAAAGAAGAGtcaactaaccatgagcaaacCCAACTGACATCCAGCGAGCGATTAAATGTGCGGTTTCATTCACCACTATAGAGAAAAACACCTGAAACCCAGTGAAGTATAGTCAagcctaaccctaacccttaCAACTAAACATAAGAGAGACATTGAGATACATACCACATACTTGTCAGGGTCATTCATCACAATAGATTTAAAATGCTCTTTAATTATAAAGTCCAATAATGTcctaaaaatgaaatacagaaaaaaaaaaaaacattaaaaagcaaTTGAGAGTGAGTCTGAGAATAAATATTACCCTCCTGAGTTAAAGTTAGTTTACCGCAGGACATCTAACTCTCCAGTTCTAGTTAATATCTCCAGCGAACCAATACGAAACCAGGACTTGGCCAGGCGCAAAACAACCGCTCCTGATAGAAACAGAGAATAATCAGATGCCAGGATTTATAAAGCTAAAGACTGTTAAAGAACaatgtgttcatttatttttcatttgattacctCTTTCTTTTATGACATTTCCATTATACAATTGATCCCTCCATACAGGCTCCTCACTTACAACCAGACtgacaaaatacaaatacagacaaaataaataaataaagcgaAACATCAAAATCTGAACGTggtaaatacatatattaatcTTTTTGTGCATGTCCATTCATTCTCTCACACCTCACTAATTAGCATAAGGCATCTTCTCatatgtacacatacatatgagGCTGTGTCTAAAACACACATATAAAATAGTGTATAATGTGTATGTTATGCACCTGAGGGCTCTGCTTGTGGGAACCCCCAGAAAATGCATGGCTTCACTGCACAGGAACTCCCTCACAGAGGAGCGAATCACAGCCCGTCCATCACCAGACCTACACATACACAACATCACGAATATACTACTGTATAACAACtaagaaaaataatgatgtATTACTTAAgataacacacaaataaatactgtaaaaccacAGAAGTGAAATTCACCTTGAGTACGGTGTCTTTCCTGAGCCTTTCAACTGGAGTTCCCATCTTTCACCTTTTCTggataaaaaaaagagagactgTAGACTGTTCGAAATGTATGGCCTACTCTCATTCAGAACACTCGTCACATTTCTAAACTGAGATATGTCATTGTTCAGATGCAtgcttaaaagaatagttcacccaaaaataaacatttgccaTAAATTTACTCaatctcaggccatccaagatgtaggtgacttactt
This region includes:
- the LOC131533145 gene encoding protein adenylyltransferase SelO-like isoform X2, yielding MTKHGFTLFLLFSAVASTICRHEQDFCESESCNEREFEQNHFYTNVKTYGEISLTLSHKLLDALPFEEVDGHFTRTVKGCVFSECQPTPLKQPLTLAAVSQDVLRNMLDLNESVIQNEEFVLCVSGGKLFPGSIPLAHRYGGHQFGYWAGQLGDGRAHLLGEYTNRKGERWELQLKGSGKTPYSRSGDGRAVIRSSVREFLCSEAMHFLGVPTSRALSLVVSEEPVWRDQLYNGNVIKERGAVVLRLAKSWFRIGSLEILTRTGELDVLRTLLDFIIKEHFKSIVMNDPDKYVVFFSIVVNETAHLIARWMSVGFAHGVCNTDNFSLLSITIDYGPFGFMESYDPNFVPNTSDDEGRYSIGAQANVGLFNLQKLLEALKPLLNSDQLSQCQQILREYLQTYHQRFHELFKAKLGFLGNQEKDSYVIAFLLKMEDTGADFTMTFRQLSEVTLSQLQMGSIPLSMWALSDLSSHEYFRDWVQLYLKRLSRMKSDSDAARQQRMQGVNPRYVLRNWMAESAIRKAEKNDISEVALLQKTLTEPFEEQEEAERAGYSSKPPSWAQQLRVSCSS
- the LOC131533145 gene encoding protein adenylyltransferase SelO-like isoform X1 yields the protein MTKHGFTLFLLFSAVASTICRHEQDFCESESCNEREFEQNHFYTNVKTYGEISLTLSHKLLDALPFEEVDGHFTRTVKGCVFSECQPTPLKQPLTLAAVSQDVLRNMLDLNESVIQNEEFVLCVSGGKLFPGSIPLAHRYGGHQFGYWAGQLGDGRAHLLGEYTNRKGERWELQLKGSGKTPYSRSGDGRAVIRSSVREFLCSEAMHFLGVPTSRALSLVVSEEPVWRDQLYNGNVIKERGAVVLRLAKSWFRIGSLEILTRTGELDVLRTLLDFIIKEHFKSIVMNDPDKYVVFFSIVVNETAHLIARWMSVGFAHGVCNTDNFSLLSITIDYGPFGFMESYDPNFVPNTSDDEGRYSIGAQANVGLFNLQKLLEALKPLLNSDQLSQCQQILREYLQTYHQRFHELFKAKLGFLGNQEKDSYVIAFLLKLMEDTGADFTMTFRQLSEVTLSQLQMGSIPLSMWALSDLSSHEYFRDWVQLYLKRLSRMKSDSDAARQQRMQGVNPRYVLRNWMAESAIRKAEKNDISEVALLQKTLTEPFEEQEEAERAGYSSKPPSWAQQLRVSCSS